The window CCCTGGGGTCGTGATTTCCCAGAATGGCGACTTCAACTTCGAGCGGATCAGTTATTGCCTGTTCAACAAGGACTTTGTGCGAATATGAAAATCCATTATCAAGTGCGGCTGCGGTTTCATCGAGCGTTTTTGCCTTAACGATGCCTATACTTGAGCCCATCGTTGAAGGTTTGACGAAAACAGGGAATTCAGTAGTCTCCTTAATTTTCCTGAGTATTTCTTCACGCGCTCTTTTCCATTCATGCAGAGCGATACATGTGCCATAAACCACCGGAAGCCCCTTTTGTTTAAGAAGTCGTTTGGTAAGGTCCTTGTCCATGGCAATAGCAGAAGCGGCTGTTCCGCAGCCTACATATGCGAGACCGGCCAGGTCCATCATGCCTTGTATAGTCCCGTCTTCACCTCTTGGTCCGTGAAGAACCGGAAAAATGACATCGGTATGAAAAATCGTCCCGTCATTCAGGCTTAAAAAGCCCTTTTTATCAGGATCGGTTGATAAGATGACGTTATGGAGTCCCTCACGGTCGCCTGTTTTAAGATAATTGAAAGCGGACTGCCCTAGATACCACCCGCCTGATTTGTCGATAGCAACGAAAATGGGATCAAAAAGATTTTTATCTATTGCCTTTGCGATGGAAGATGCTGAAATTATGGATACATCATGCTCGGTCGACTGGCCGCCAAATATTATTGCGATCTTTTTTTTAGAGTTCAATCACTTCCGCCTTTCCTGTTTCGGTTTCAAATATAACAAACGATTTCACCTTAACCAATACCCCCGAAACAGTACCGGGATTGATTATCTTCATAGGTGTTCTTTCGTCAATCATCAGCTTGTGCGTGTGTCCGAAGATTAGAATATCCACCCTTTCCGGGTCAATATAATCATTTATAAACGGTTCATGGAAAACAACTATGCTCGTTCCTTCTGCTTCGATGTGTCTCGGTGACGGTTTGATATCGACAGTCTGTGCAAGATGTATCTTGTCCCCGTCATTATTACCGAAAACGCAGTAGGCGGGAATGCCGGTTTCACGGAGACTCCTTGCTATAAACGGTGAACATAAATCTCCAGCATGAATGATCATCCGGCAATCTCTGGCCTTTGCAATCTCCAGCGCCTTTCCGGTTGCATGGGTATCGTCATGGGTGTCAGACATAATAGCGATCTTCACTGTTTATGCCCCGTATTTTGTCAGCTTTTCTGCGTATGCCATTGCAAGCGGCATGATATCGACATGTCTTATATGGCCAAGACCTCCGGCCTGACAGGCCCTTTCGCCAAAAGAAGTGCAGGCATCGGTTAAAATGTTGTCCGAATGCAGGAGAAAGGGAAGTTCATGCCAGGAATGCGACTTCAATTCGGCAGGAGTTGAATGATCTCCTGTAACTATTATAACGTCCGGGTTAAGACCCAGAATATCAGGCAGAACCTTGTCTGTATTTTCTATGACCTTTATCTTTGCATCAAAGTTGCCGTCTTCACCGGCGGAATCGGTTTTTTTAACATGGAAAAAGAAAAAGTCATGGTCTGACCAGTTTTTTTTCAATGCCTCAACTTCATCTTCGATAGTGTCACAACCGTCAATTATCTTCATGCCCACAAGCTTTGCCAGTCCTTTATACATGGGGTATGTGGCTATGGCGCATGCATTAAGCCCGTAGACTTCTTTAAAACCGGGCAGCCCTGGGTCTTTTGCAATACCTCTCAGTGTACAACTGTTCGCCCGGGGTTCATCCTTGAGAATTTCAAATGCTTTTTGAAGCCATTGATTGAGCAGACGCGCACTTTTTTCAGCGGAAGGATTAAGGGCCTTTACCGTAAGCGGTTTTAATCCTACCTTTTGCGGATCTGTTTCAGACAGTCCCTCCTCCAGTCCGGCACCCTCAAGGACCAGGGCAAACCTGTAGTCTTTCACGGGTTTTATTATTACGTCCACGTCTTCTATTTTTTTTATAGCGGCGAGCCGTTCTACAACCCTTTCGCATTCCGATGTTGGAATGCGACCAGCCCTCCGGTCTGTAATAAGTCCGGAAGACAGGTCCATTGTGCAGAAATTGCCCCTGACCGCCAGACTGGTAGGCTTTAAAACGAGACCGATTCCCAGGGCCTCGAGAACGCCCCTGCCGATTTTGTATTCAAGGGGATCATATCCGAAAAGACCAAGGTGTCCCGGACCGCTTCCCGGTGTTATGCCAGGGGAAACCGCAGTCGAAAGCCCGAGAATGGATTTTTTTGCCAATTCGTCAAGATTAGGTGTCGATGCTGACTCCAGTTCGGTTTTTCCGGTTTTGTTCGGAATGCCGCCGAGACCGTCCATTACAACGAGGACAATTTTTTTATCGGAAATTACATGAAGCGTTTTCATTAATTCGAGCTGGTTCATTATGGAAAACCTCCAGTGTTTTTATATTAAGGTATGTTCTCTTTATCGGTTTTTTGGCAAACAAAACATGAGCGAAAGAATAAAGATCAACTCATGCCCTCCAGGAAGGCTTCATTTATCTGTCTTCGCATATCGTTAATGCCCGGACCTTTGATTGTCTTGACAAAATGATGTCC of the Desulfomonilia bacterium genome contains:
- a CDS encoding D-alanine--D-alanine ligase family protein: MNSKKKIAIIFGGQSTEHDVSIISASSIAKAIDKNLFDPIFVAIDKSGGWYLGQSAFNYLKTGDREGLHNVILSTDPDKKGFLSLNDGTIFHTDVIFPVLHGPRGEDGTIQGMMDLAGLAYVGCGTAASAIAMDKDLTKRLLKQKGLPVVYGTCIALHEWKRAREEILRKIKETTEFPVFVKPSTMGSSIGIVKAKTLDETAAALDNGFSYSHKVLVEQAITDPLEVEVAILGNHDPRASIPGQIIPAGEFYDFNAKYIDDSAQLIIPARISNSLSEKVMLLARESFLAIGGTGIARIDFLVSGDQAYINEINTLPGFTSISMYPKLWEATGIGYTELITRLIELALQRFEEDESLIKTIVLEKALGV
- a CDS encoding metallophosphoesterase, which encodes MKIAIMSDTHDDTHATGKALEIAKARDCRMIIHAGDLCSPFIARSLRETGIPAYCVFGNNDGDKIHLAQTVDIKPSPRHIEAEGTSIVVFHEPFINDYIDPERVDILIFGHTHKLMIDERTPMKIINPGTVSGVLVKVKSFVIFETETGKAEVIEL
- a CDS encoding 2,3-bisphosphoglycerate-independent phosphoglycerate mutase, which produces MNQLELMKTLHVISDKKIVLVVMDGLGGIPNKTGKTELESASTPNLDELAKKSILGLSTAVSPGITPGSGPGHLGLFGYDPLEYKIGRGVLEALGIGLVLKPTSLAVRGNFCTMDLSSGLITDRRAGRIPTSECERVVERLAAIKKIEDVDVIIKPVKDYRFALVLEGAGLEEGLSETDPQKVGLKPLTVKALNPSAEKSARLLNQWLQKAFEILKDEPRANSCTLRGIAKDPGLPGFKEVYGLNACAIATYPMYKGLAKLVGMKIIDGCDTIEDEVEALKKNWSDHDFFFFHVKKTDSAGEDGNFDAKIKVIENTDKVLPDILGLNPDVIIVTGDHSTPAELKSHSWHELPFLLHSDNILTDACTSFGERACQAGGLGHIRHVDIMPLAMAYAEKLTKYGA